From Lucilia cuprina isolate Lc7/37 chromosome 4, ASM2204524v1, whole genome shotgun sequence:
ACACGTTCCTAGAATAGATAAATAagatattttagatttattatactacaatattaaatattttattaaacttacaATTCTTTTGCCAAAATCTCTTAACCAACCAGCTTCACTTTGGCCAACAAAAACGGCGAAAATCAAGGCAATTAAGGCGAATACTTTGTAGAATTGCATgttgaaaattatgtttaaagtttagaatttattttaaatactttagaaTGATTTGTATATTGTGATACTTTAGCTCAAACGCAACTGTTAACGTTTGCGGCTATAAACTTGGCTTTTATATGAAATACATGGAGTTAAAAGAATATGTGCGGTACTTTTTCTTTGCTTAACGGGATTCACTCGCCAATAGtagttgtttataaacaaatagttTGAACTAAATTTTGATAACATACACCAAtttaatagttaaataaaagcttattttggaatttattttaatagccATCAACATCTTACAGACCCTTATATGATTTCTTCTACCGAGAAGCACTCTTATTAACGTTTTAATATAGGTATTTATATGAAATCCTATGCTTATATGTAGTTCCATAACAATATTAATCATTTTCTTGTCAAAAGCACCATGAGATACAAATAAGTAAAAGTGTAATGTTCGGAAATTGAATATTGAATATAgaatacaaattatattctatCCTAAATGACCGATCAGGTTGACAATGAGCATTCGCCCGTTGTAGTGTATCAGACCAAAGTCTCTGGTAGAAATCGAACCCAAACTGACAGGATAGCACACTACCAATTACCCTACTTTTCAGtagtattttttacataattaagaGCTTAAAACCACAAATAGGAGGGCATGGTTGTGTGGGAGCTAGGTGAATTAATGGATtgattaaaactattttcaataggcttggtCCTTGTGCAGAAAAAAGTATGgttcaaattttaacaaaatattttgggacAGCGAAAGGACgcacatgtcttaatcgactcagaaagagaTTTTGAGTCCTACACCCACTTAAAGATTCGTGTAGGCCTGTTGattgcaaacatcagcataaaacCCTCTCCACTATAGGTGTGTAGGGTTTAAAAACAGGAcatatttcttttgaaattcttaTATCTTTTTGTGGTGAAATAAtaggttttattattattattatgtaagAAGAATTGGTAACCATAGATTCTACAATCGACTGTCGTTCTTTAACCCCTTTGTAGAGAACTACGCGATagttggaaataaaaaaatgttgatcgTTTAACTATCAAATTGGgctcatatttataaataatttgtgtatgtatatgtttttgaaaagGTCAAAATACTGTTGAAATGTTTGATGACGAAGATATAACAATTGTCGCCAAACAGATTCATTAACAATAATCATTTATAGGAACATTATATCATAAGAAATAAACAATTCATTTAAACCTCATATTGCATCGTAATGGCAGAAACTCTCTGATGTTCTGCCGTGAAAATTATGTGCGATGTCCGCTGAATTTTCAAAGTTTCGAAAGAAGAATTCCAGTGTCTCGGGTTTTTGAAACGATGTTGGACATACTTTACTACATCTGATCTTCTTACCATTTATACCACTTATATTTAACCGAAAATGGAATATAACTCTCATAAATGGACCGAAACTTCGAtgtctattttggagctactcggCCGCATACAGTAAAGGGCGAAGGTACTCATCGGGTCAACTATATTGATTCACTAGAGCACCGTCACAACGTGGGGTGTGTTTCACTGTTTTATCCatactacaatggaatgtgttcctctgATATAAATGAACTTGTTCCCGAAACCGGTATATTCTTTTGTAACACAGGAAGAATTAAATCAAAtgccacaaacactactcccgcTATTCTCCTTTCAACAATCTATTTTCATAGTTCCAACACAATGCATAGCATAAGTAAGTAGAGGTCatcccctgagtgctggtccaaaaaaaattattcctgctttacatattttaattttatttgatctATTGATTTtgtattatacataaatttagaatcttttgttttaaaatagaatttaaatattttattttttcattaattatggACATATTTTTCTTACAGTTGCTTTAATAGCAAAAAATCACCCAAATTAATTTTACCGGTTTTACCAACATTTAGGTAgtttttatggacttttttcctaaatttaaatatttttttcttttttaataacataaagcTTCCTGGTATTTTACCAATTGATTAACACCTGAGTCAATAAAAAGTCCCATTAGTTAAgaaagtaattttatattttctacagaaatattgtaattttttttatttttaattatttgtgtttttggcACTGATCTACCTCAAGAATGCCGGTAGcattatttaatacaataaaaaacaaaaaaaaatttataacttttaggTGACGCATAACAAAGCTAATAGTTTATTCTGTTTTGTTTTAGGACCCCTGTCAATAGTTAATGATTAATTAATGGTATTTActatatataaaagtattagAAATAAAAGTATGAAAAAGTATTCTAGAAATACttgatgaaatattaaaaaaaatattatatatcataaatatatatttaattatttccaaaaagtatTGTTCTTTATGAATACccataatattcaatattttctttgttgCTTTTACACCTATtgcaaaaaaactattaaatttaaatctcgAATACGAGTCAATGAACCGATAGTTAATAAACGATAGCTGAGTACAACAAGCCCATGTTTATTTCCTCTAAACGTGGCACGTGAACAAAGAATTTAGTCAGAATCAAAAAGATCcatgaataacaaaaaaaaacatacttctTTTACAGGGATTCcctttttattcaaattaagcGTTGGCCAATCCAGCATcagtacaaaaaacaaaacttaaagtaaaaaatccccTTACTCAACCGAATGATTTTCACCTATCATCACTTTTGACTACAAATCTGATATATAAGGCTCTAACAACTGATTTGTAGACACTCACTCACTAactacaattttatgttttaaaatttcattaaaaaaatgtctactCAAAAATTTGCTTTCTTCTGTGTTTTACTAATCGTTAGCACCTGGGGATTTACCACAGCCGATTGGTTGGATGATTTAAATGAAGGAACTGTAAGTTATttgcattatatttttaataaaatttaataatttttctttgttttcagaGTCGTTTATTAAATGTTGTCAATGAAAATGCTGGAAAAGTTAACAATATTGCCAGTAGTGTTCATCAAATTGGCCatataataagaaatattgATCCAGATTCAAATGAAGATGAGGACTAGAGAATGTCATGTATACTTAGGAAcaattttactttactttaaacaatagttatcatataaatattaatatttgtaaataaaactttaaaatatttttaaaatttatatttaatcgcaatgttttactttttaatttaattgttgaaaagataattagttttgtaataaatttttatattaagtaaaGTTTCTTATGTACAATTTTAGGACTATAGCCTAACTAAAAGGCTTcacgcaatatttttgaaattgtgataTCACACGTTTTACCGATTTTAGCcgatattttttgataaaccGAAAACTGCTGAACATATTTCAAATTCGACGTTAGTATACTATTCTACAGAAAGTTTAagatatgtaaatataattcaAGAGAATATTTGGATGCACTATAAATGCAtaagagcaaaagaaaaaatgcaattttttcgaaaaaaaaatttcaaaacttgaTTTTATCATTCGTAAGTATTATATTCAATGCCCAtaaaaatagtgttaaaatttttaattaactgaGGAGTTTAGGAGTTATGATGGTTATAATGTCAACTTGTGGGTCAATAATTTCCCATAAAACTATGTTGTTTTTATCATCACCtctgaattaaataaaactccACACAATTAATATTCCATATATAACGTGTATAATGACAAAATGTTGtaatgtttaaaatctgaaaatgcAAATTTGCATCACATCTAAAGGGTTAATgatagaatttttgtttttgcaccaTTTATTTCAGAAAAAGAATACTCTGATTGTgcgtaaagattttttttgaaataagtgCATCTTTGAAGCATTATAAAAGTCTGAAATTGAGCTTATTCTTATTGATTTTTCCTATGAAATCAAATTAAGTTTCTTATAAATTATGCCAGTGGTATCCGCCTCAGATATACAGAGTAAGGAGTtggaatattgaaaaaataattacagcAAAGTTATCACTGAACCTCCTAAAAAGTTGTGATATCATAAAAACGGgacacattttgttttttgattttcagaatttaattaatattttttcaaaaatatttttacggtTGTTTGCATTGATACGCAAATTACTTGCTTATAGATTTAAACATTTGAGAATTAGGTTCATATGAGAAATgttaggtccattatttctacCCTAATATTATGTCTCcaaatttatctatctatttatctatatatctatcaatctatctatctacctatctatctatctatctatctatctatctatctatctatcagtgttgccaacattagTCAAGCAAAACGcacgcaaaaaaattaaaaaggggtaaaaaagcgtaattttctaactgaaaatgggtaaaaaggcactaacgttttttcagtcaaatattgtttattttaataaaaattgcacattatttcgctcatttcctacaagactccaaaattcgttttttagaacattgggctgcaaaacaaaacatgcgtcatactaaagtctttctgcggtgtgagttagatttttagtaacataagaactaaaactaatatttgacgaatattagataaataagatgagaattttaaaaatagtaaaatgtcattaaacattcaaactgacaggcacactaccaactggccaaccgatgtacccacacccaaattgtataattttacaaaacttatgaaatatatttttttttgcaaaatctatatatattatttttaagttttttgagttctggaaaaattgttaatttcactgatagtgaataacataacttattttaaagtattttgaatattttgtttttttgtttttgaagaatatttgcttttgtacattttgtacatagattttgttttgttggtcagttatagaccaatcgtcaaaatttgctagagagattttggcttatataaaacatatttatgtcgaatatttttaagtcggtaatgagtattaatgtcatttggtagagaaattttgatgcatataacaatttgtggaaaaatttaactcgtttgctGATGAACACTCGTTTGCTgatgaacagacggatggacatggttagatcgccttagaatttaataaggacccaaaatatatacgaccaatgtgttacaaacggagtgacaaaatcaatataccccactcatcttgggtatatgttgggtataaaaagcactaaatgcactgtcataaaattagaaagcaccactttagtgcctttttgaagaaaggcaccatgagcaaaattttccgcgtttggcacaccaaaaagcaccgcaaatagtgctaaaagcactaagttggcaacactgctatctatctatctacctatctacctatctatctatctatctatctatctatctatctatctatctatctatctatctatctatctatctatctatctatctatctatctatctatctatctatctatctatctacctatataaatttatttttccacaCTTtgcaattttgtaaacaatctTCTCACATTGTATCAGTGGATGTATTGTGTATGACTTactttagaatttaatatggacccagaatatatatactttcgtGAGTCTGTGACCAATACTATGATgttttacaaacggaatgacaaaatccaTATACCCCCATACAATTAACAATGCTATTAAATTAAAGCtctgaaatattattatttatttatctacatTTTTTCATCCATTGGCATACTGGGTACATCTTCTGCTGCTTCTTTGGAAGCATCTAAAACTTTTTCGGCTATTTTGCCCTGACAAACGATATAAGTTAAAATGAAAGCGTtattaatatatgtaatttttaaaataaataataaaatactagtAAAACATACCACCAAACTGCCTAGAGATTCCAATAAATCAGCTTTACCACTTCCCGTAAATATAACCAAAATTAAGACCACAAAAAAGAGCActtcattaaatttcatttttaaataataattttttaatttttccagttattagaaaaaattttaagacttAAACCAATaacagtaaataaaatatttattttcaaataatgtataattttatacagagatctttcttttgaaaaaaagtaaaaattcagtttaaagaaaatattatttattgtctATATATATAGTCTTATCGCATCAAATTCTATTACATATGAATTTGATacactttataaaatatattttttttatataagcattaataaattttattaaaatatttatatttaatttgttttacaaatcaaatttgtttacGCAAATTAATCACACAGGAAACCAGCGAATATAtgctttaaaaagtgttttatgcGCTTTAAATATCCTGTAAAAAACTCAATATATGATAATTCATCATTTAGTTTTAGGAAGTACTTTAATAGAATTTACATTCAAAttaccaataaataacatgatccatagtttttaaaaatacatatacaaaatataaaacctaaagcgaaaaactttaaaatatgcattagaagagtaaaatatgccataaaaactcgaaaatatgccctAAATGTTCTtcaaaagtcaaatcatgctcttttgggtaaaatatgcaaaaatatgctccaACAAATCGatgcaaaaattcttaaattggtctgaaaaGTGTCATTGCCTTATCCATGAGTCCCAACGAGACCATACAGGGTTACTTGTCGAAATTCGCATTATTTACacctatgtatgtattatatcGATAATTTGAACAAATAGATATCTATAGTATAAAATAACTAGTAGATAACTTTACCAAATGGGCAAGTTGGCATGTATTTCAAATCAGTACCTATGGATTtaaattagcaaatatttttacaccaaagATAACAATGCACTGATAGATACTAAGGACTAACCCTACTAATTATTTCATCCAGACTTCCTTAAAaacatatatgaatatatagtcggaaatggctgaccatatgatatcctacaacggtcagtatgttaaaaatgtatcCCTATCCCtttaaatgttggtagaggaatttacgtctactccAAACATAAAGGTTAAACTTAATCAGTGCCAAAGAAGACTTCACATcgccttaaaaaaaataataaggaatCTAGTCTGGGAAATTAACTCAAAAACTTAAACCCtactaaaaaaaacagaatataGTCTCAAGTCAGAAAAACTTGAAGCATTCGCCAATCACTTGGATAATGTGTTTACTGAAAATGATACAGATTCTTCTATTAGTgctaacattataaataatgtgGTTCCACGCCCAATAAAATTCCGGTTCTCTACCGTGAAGACGACATTCAAAGGTTTTAGACCTTAGCAGGAAAACCACCTGGTATAGATAAAATTACTACCACGATGATAAGTAACCAACCCAATTCAGCACTAGGAATTATTTTGTTCAACTTTAACTTAATGCTACGTATTGGATATTTCCCTACCTCATGGAAAGTATCCGAAATTGTTATGATACCAAAATCGGGAAAAGATGTCTCTCAAGTGACATCATACCGTGCCATTAGCCTGTTATCTATATTCTCAAAAGTTATTGCTTGAAAGCCTTATAGTATACCTTAATGATAATTGCATTATTGCTGAACATCAGTTTGGTTTCAGAAGAAAGCACAGTACTATCGAACAGATACATACATCGAATAACTACTCTTATTCCGAAGGCCTTCGAGAGCAAGCAATATTGCTCAGCATTATTTATAGATATTT
This genomic window contains:
- the LOC111687504 gene encoding sarcotoxin-1D, yielding MQFYKVFALIALIFAVFVGQSEAGWLRDFGKRIERVGQHTRDATIQAIGVAQQAANVAATVRG